One part of the Paenibacillus silvisoli genome encodes these proteins:
- a CDS encoding MetQ/NlpA family ABC transporter substrate-binding protein, producing MKKASFALLLLAIVVALSACGAKKEENNANTGNTAAGNGSNAPQEVTLKVGATPVPHAEILNFIKPALKEKGINLEVIEFNDYVQPNTQLYEKQLDANFFQHTPYLDQFNKDKGYDLVNVAGIHIEPFGAYSKKVKSIDELTDGAKVVIPNDPSNGGRALALLAANNLIKMKDGVGVNGTVHDITENAKNLKITEVEAATLPRVLDEVDLALINTNYALEAELVPTKDALFIEGSDSPYVNILVARPDNKDSEAMKTLAAELQTPEVKKFIEDKYQGAIVPAFK from the coding sequence ATGAAGAAGGCTAGTTTCGCCCTGCTGCTGCTTGCGATCGTTGTCGCATTGTCCGCATGCGGAGCCAAGAAAGAAGAGAACAACGCAAACACGGGCAACACGGCTGCAGGCAATGGCAGCAACGCACCTCAAGAAGTTACGCTTAAAGTTGGCGCTACTCCGGTACCGCACGCAGAAATTCTTAATTTCATCAAGCCTGCTCTGAAAGAAAAGGGCATTAACCTTGAAGTGATCGAGTTCAACGACTACGTTCAACCGAATACGCAGCTGTACGAGAAGCAGCTTGACGCGAACTTCTTCCAGCACACGCCATACCTGGATCAATTCAATAAAGACAAAGGCTACGATCTTGTGAACGTTGCCGGCATTCACATCGAGCCGTTCGGCGCTTACTCGAAAAAAGTAAAGAGCATCGACGAGCTGACAGACGGCGCTAAAGTCGTCATTCCGAACGACCCGTCCAACGGCGGACGCGCGCTTGCGCTGCTTGCCGCTAACAACCTGATCAAGATGAAAGACGGCGTAGGCGTAAACGGCACGGTTCACGACATTACGGAAAACGCGAAAAACCTGAAAATTACCGAGGTTGAAGCGGCTACGCTTCCGCGCGTTCTGGATGAAGTAGACCTGGCGTTGATCAACACGAACTACGCGCTTGAAGCGGAGCTTGTTCCGACGAAAGACGCGCTCTTCATCGAAGGCAGCGACTCGCCGTACGTAAACATCCTCGTTGCCCGTCCGGACAACAAGGATTCCGAAGCGATGAAGACGCTGGCTGCCGAGCTGCAAACGCCGGAAGTCAAGAAATTCATCGAAGATAAATACCAAGGCGCCATCGTTCCGGCGTTTAAATAA
- a CDS encoding GntR family transcriptional regulator: MQAGEGSAELKFNSRDPVYLQVVRHFKEEIATGRLEKGQVIPSRREIAGKLKINPNTAQKAYKEMEEQGLIVTEGNSPSRITTDEQVLSLIRSELITDAVEAFVQSIAKIQVPVDELLAIVKNKVEASYGQQTKGEQA; encoded by the coding sequence ATGCAAGCTGGCGAAGGCAGCGCGGAGTTGAAGTTCAACAGCCGCGATCCTGTCTACCTGCAGGTAGTCAGGCATTTTAAAGAAGAGATTGCAACGGGACGGCTGGAGAAAGGACAAGTCATTCCGTCGCGCCGCGAAATAGCAGGAAAGCTGAAGATTAACCCGAACACGGCGCAGAAGGCTTATAAAGAAATGGAGGAGCAGGGATTGATCGTTACGGAGGGCAATTCCCCAAGCCGCATTACGACGGACGAACAGGTGTTAAGTTTAATTCGAAGCGAGCTCATTACTGATGCGGTTGAAGCATTTGTGCAGTCTATAGCTAAGATTCAAGTACCGGTTGACGAGCTGCTCGCCATCGTCAAGAACAAGGTTGAGGCGTCGTATGGGCAGCAAACGAAGGGGGAGCAAGCATGA
- a CDS encoding ABC transporter ATP-binding protein, which yields MIELKSVRKKYGRKKVLQDVSFTADKGNITCLIGINGVGKSTVLKAIMGLTPIDGGSISIDGMPVGPHIYEHIAYVPDNITMPPNMTVAGSLQFMKDYYASWNEARAEEMLKFFKLKHADRVGELSKGNTAKLNLVHGLSLDVDYVLMDEPFSGIDVFSREQIASVFTSKLVEDRGVIITTHEINDIEHLIDEVVLLDNGFVKSQFNCEEMRMEQGKSVMDVMREVYYG from the coding sequence ATGATCGAGTTGAAATCGGTCCGCAAGAAGTACGGGCGCAAAAAAGTGCTTCAAGATGTATCGTTCACTGCGGATAAAGGTAATATCACATGCCTGATCGGGATTAACGGCGTCGGCAAATCGACCGTCTTGAAAGCAATCATGGGCCTAACGCCGATTGATGGAGGCAGCATTTCGATCGACGGCATGCCGGTCGGTCCGCACATATACGAGCATATCGCCTACGTTCCCGATAACATTACGATGCCGCCGAACATGACGGTGGCCGGGAGCCTGCAATTCATGAAAGATTACTATGCGAGTTGGAACGAGGCGCGCGCGGAGGAAATGCTGAAGTTCTTCAAGCTGAAGCACGCGGACCGGGTCGGAGAGCTGTCCAAAGGCAATACCGCCAAGCTTAACTTGGTTCACGGTCTATCCCTGGACGTCGATTACGTCCTGATGGACGAACCTTTCTCGGGTATTGACGTGTTCAGCAGAGAGCAGATCGCATCCGTCTTCACGAGCAAGCTTGTCGAAGATCGGGGCGTTATCATTACGACCCATGAAATTAACGATATCGAGCACCTGATCGATGAAGTCGTGCTGCTCGATAACGGCTTCGTGAAGAGCCAGTTCAACTGCGAAGAAATGCGTATGGAACAAGGCAAGTCGGTTATGGATGTCATGAGAGAGGTGTACTACGGATGA
- a CDS encoding calponin homology domain-containing protein has translation MKRYWFTTLLMLFIVACIGSYYVSAALKSYPDYRLVVESGDDKEADTVILHGEAGIGSLEITSKGSHYRAEESFFQSFAASNRFIGDPDLLQLLKDHRNFMRGKQSTNGFYKDNQVLAYAEIRNGDLNADGSRNFKLYISAQDMEKKTNASFELDVPAGKAPYGWVYVTDVQLIGSELRVLTVNSEQIRESSPFGYLQEIHSYAIDWTNQRIVSDKILLQDKKMDDGQVMQYSSLNAQQSSIAPQEVQAYRQTTSKMVKDQDGNEYMKSGTDAVITYNLKTGQMEAVPLLEADNVNSEHVYATEDAVIALSQDGNNVRIKRYDLQSKAITEFTVPGSVDSNNMVIKDRLYMYSLNGQNSRIVSVDLTKGKVVFTGSIDVNEQGAERAKLLKRLQVYSIYPAV, from the coding sequence ATGAAACGCTATTGGTTTACGACCCTGCTCATGCTGTTCATCGTCGCTTGCATTGGCAGCTACTATGTATCGGCAGCTCTGAAGAGCTATCCCGACTATCGGCTTGTAGTCGAATCCGGAGACGACAAGGAAGCGGACACGGTGATCCTGCATGGAGAAGCCGGCATCGGCTCGCTTGAAATTACTTCGAAAGGCAGCCATTATCGCGCCGAGGAGTCGTTCTTCCAATCGTTCGCGGCTTCCAATCGCTTTATAGGCGATCCGGATCTGCTCCAGCTGTTGAAGGATCATCGTAATTTCATGCGAGGGAAACAAAGCACGAACGGGTTCTATAAAGACAATCAAGTGCTCGCGTATGCCGAAATCCGGAACGGAGATTTGAATGCCGACGGTTCTCGAAACTTCAAGCTCTACATTTCCGCGCAGGATATGGAGAAGAAGACAAACGCGAGCTTCGAGCTGGACGTTCCGGCCGGCAAAGCGCCTTACGGATGGGTATATGTAACGGATGTTCAGCTAATCGGCAGCGAGCTGCGCGTTCTAACGGTCAATTCCGAACAAATCCGCGAATCGTCGCCGTTCGGCTATTTGCAGGAAATCCACTCGTATGCGATCGATTGGACGAATCAACGGATCGTCAGCGATAAGATTCTGCTCCAGGATAAGAAAATGGACGACGGACAGGTGATGCAATACAGCTCGCTCAATGCCCAACAATCTAGCATCGCGCCTCAAGAAGTGCAAGCCTATCGACAAACCACGTCCAAAATGGTCAAGGATCAGGATGGGAACGAATATATGAAGTCGGGAACGGATGCGGTCATCACGTACAATCTGAAGACCGGTCAAATGGAAGCCGTTCCGCTTCTGGAAGCCGACAACGTGAACAGCGAGCACGTCTACGCTACAGAGGATGCCGTCATCGCGCTCTCTCAAGACGGAAATAACGTACGTATCAAGAGATACGACTTGCAAAGCAAAGCAATTACCGAGTTCACGGTGCCCGGGAGCGTCGACTCCAACAACATGGTCATCAAGGACCGGTTGTACATGTATTCGTTGAATGGCCAGAACAGCCGCATCGTTTCCGTCGATCTGACGAAAGGCAAGGTCGTCTTCACCGGCTCGATCGATGTGAACGAGCAAGGCGCCGAACGTGCGAAGCTGCTGAAACGGCTCCAAGTATACAGCATCTATCCCGCAGTTTAA
- the sigG gene encoding RNA polymerase sporulation sigma factor SigG has product MTRNKVEICGVDTAKLPVLTNAEMRELFTALQTQNEWAAREKLVNGNLRLVLSVIQRFNNRGEFVDDLFQVGCIGLMKAIDNFDLSQNVKFSTYAVPMIIGEIRRYLRDNNPIRVSRSLRDIAYKALQVRDSLTNKNSREPTIFEISEALNVPKEDVVFALDAIQDPVSLFEPIYHDGGDPIYVMDQISDDKNKDVSWIEEIALREAMHKLNEREKMILSMRFFEGKTQMEVADEIGISQAQVSRLEKSAIQQMQKHVKT; this is encoded by the coding sequence TTGACCCGAAACAAAGTCGAGATTTGTGGAGTGGATACCGCGAAACTGCCCGTCCTTACGAATGCCGAGATGCGCGAGCTCTTTACCGCATTGCAGACGCAGAATGAGTGGGCAGCAAGAGAGAAATTAGTCAATGGCAACTTGAGGCTAGTGCTTAGTGTGATTCAACGGTTTAACAACCGCGGGGAATTCGTCGACGATCTCTTCCAAGTCGGCTGCATCGGCCTCATGAAAGCAATCGACAATTTCGATCTCAGTCAGAATGTTAAGTTTTCGACCTATGCGGTTCCGATGATTATCGGTGAAATCCGCCGCTATCTGCGGGACAACAACCCCATCCGCGTATCGCGCAGCCTGCGGGATATAGCGTATAAGGCGCTTCAGGTCCGAGACAGCTTAACAAACAAAAACTCAAGGGAGCCGACGATTTTTGAAATTTCCGAAGCGCTGAACGTTCCGAAGGAGGATGTCGTTTTCGCGCTAGATGCCATTCAGGATCCGGTATCATTGTTCGAACCGATTTATCACGATGGGGGGGATCCCATCTATGTCATGGATCAAATCAGCGATGACAAAAACAAAGACGTATCGTGGATCGAGGAAATCGCTCTTCGCGAAGCGATGCATAAACTAAATGAACGCGAAAAAATGATTCTGTCGATGCGCTTCTTTGAAGGGAAAACGCAAATGGAGGTAGCCGATGAAATCGGCATCTCGCAAGCACAAGTGTCCCGGCTCGAGAAATCCGCGATTCAACAGATGCAGAAGCATGTTAAAACTTAA
- a CDS encoding YlmC/YmxH family sporulation protein, producing MKISDFQTKDVINIVDGRKLGQVSDLELDLRQGRIDSIVVPNYSKFFGFFGSGTDVVIPWRNIVKIGTDVVLVRIDDAKVYRAEEDNDVQVR from the coding sequence ATGAAAATTTCGGATTTTCAGACGAAGGATGTCATCAATATCGTCGACGGCCGCAAGCTGGGGCAGGTCAGCGACTTGGAGCTCGATCTGCGGCAGGGGCGAATCGATTCGATCGTCGTGCCGAACTACTCGAAGTTTTTCGGCTTTTTCGGCAGCGGCACGGATGTCGTGATTCCATGGCGGAATATCGTGAAGATCGGAACGGACGTCGTGCTGGTTCGCATCGACGACGCGAAGGTGTACCGGGCCGAGGAGGACAACGATGTACAGGTTCGTTGA
- the pgeF gene encoding peptidoglycan editing factor PgeF, giving the protein MEPFVQTDKQADSAKSPSLFLLWENRFEGVTAGFSGREGGVSGMPWQSLNCGLHVGDVTKDVVRNRGLLTEALGWPFEAWTCAEQVHGNRVHLVKAEDRGKGRESRESSIADADALVTNEKNVLLTSFYADCVPLYFYDPKREVAALAHAGWKGTVLEIARLTAERMASEFGCDPASIHAAIGPSIGMCCYEVNDVVLDRVKPLIDGMKLDPDTILAPTVEGKARINLKELNRQIMIKAGILPSHIECSEWCTGCSTDLFFSHRMEGGATGRMVSWIGIKEGDK; this is encoded by the coding sequence ATGGAACCGTTTGTGCAAACGGATAAACAGGCTGATTCAGCGAAGAGTCCTTCGCTTTTTTTATTGTGGGAAAACCGGTTTGAAGGCGTGACGGCAGGCTTCTCCGGCCGCGAAGGCGGCGTCAGCGGGATGCCATGGCAGTCGCTCAATTGCGGACTGCATGTTGGGGACGTAACGAAGGATGTCGTGCGCAACCGCGGCCTATTGACCGAAGCGCTTGGCTGGCCGTTCGAAGCGTGGACGTGCGCGGAGCAGGTGCATGGCAATCGCGTGCATCTCGTGAAGGCGGAAGACAGGGGCAAAGGAAGGGAAAGCCGGGAGTCTTCGATCGCCGATGCCGACGCGCTCGTAACGAACGAGAAGAACGTGCTGCTGACTTCCTTTTACGCGGATTGCGTGCCGCTCTATTTCTATGATCCGAAGCGGGAGGTCGCCGCGCTCGCCCATGCCGGCTGGAAAGGCACGGTGCTCGAAATCGCGAGGCTGACGGCGGAACGAATGGCGTCCGAATTCGGCTGCGACCCTGCATCGATTCACGCGGCGATCGGCCCATCGATCGGCATGTGCTGCTATGAGGTGAATGACGTCGTGCTGGACCGCGTCAAGCCGCTAATCGACGGGATGAAGCTCGATCCGGACACGATTCTTGCGCCGACGGTGGAAGGAAAAGCCAGGATCAACTTGAAAGAATTAAACCGACAGATTATGATAAAAGCAGGAATTTTGCCGAGCCATATCGAATGTTCAGAGTGGTGTACCGGCTGTTCGACGGATCTCTTCTTCTCCCACCGGATGGAAGGCGGAGCGACCGGCAGAATGGTCAGCTGGATTGGCATCAAAGAAGGAGACAAGTAA
- a CDS encoding YggS family pyridoxal phosphate-dependent enzyme — MTLSQRIHDVERRLAEACARSGRNRSEIELIAVTKYVGVPETQAVLRQGLVHMGENRWQDAAAKWNAISGSKWDESRENAPAGQAVWHFIGSLQTNKVKDVIGKFTYIHSLDRLSLAQAIERRAEQLDMKVPCFIQVNVSGEDSKHGLQAEELIPFARQLADYPHIEPVGLMTMAPLDGEAEQSRPHFRGLRELRDELNRSAVLRQQVNGLSMGMSGDFEVAVEEGATWLRLGTVLVGHN; from the coding sequence GTGACATTATCGCAGCGCATACATGACGTGGAACGACGGCTGGCGGAGGCTTGCGCCAGAAGCGGCCGCAATCGTTCCGAAATCGAATTGATCGCAGTAACGAAGTACGTAGGCGTACCCGAGACGCAAGCGGTGCTCCGGCAAGGACTTGTCCATATGGGCGAGAACCGCTGGCAGGACGCGGCCGCGAAGTGGAACGCCATTTCGGGCAGCAAGTGGGACGAAAGCAGGGAGAACGCGCCTGCGGGACAAGCCGTTTGGCATTTTATCGGGTCGCTGCAAACGAACAAGGTGAAAGACGTCATCGGGAAATTTACATACATTCATTCTCTGGACCGGCTTTCGCTGGCGCAAGCGATCGAGCGCAGAGCCGAGCAGTTGGATATGAAAGTGCCATGCTTCATTCAAGTCAACGTGTCGGGAGAGGACAGCAAGCACGGCCTGCAGGCCGAGGAACTGATCCCGTTCGCAAGACAGCTGGCTGATTATCCGCATATCGAGCCGGTTGGTCTCATGACGATGGCTCCGCTGGACGGCGAAGCCGAGCAGTCCCGGCCTCACTTCCGCGGACTTCGGGAGCTTCGCGACGAGCTGAACCGCAGCGCCGTGCTGCGGCAGCAGGTAAACGGCTTGTCGATGGGCATGTCGGGCGATTTCGAGGTTGCCGTCGAAGAGGGGGCAACATGGCTCAGACTCGGCACGGTGCTGGTCGGCCATAACTGA
- a CDS encoding cell division protein SepF — translation MGMMNKFMNFLGLQEEEEVVERERIEQHEEQETETSPFEQRKQSKGNNNIVSIHSQKNVRVILNEPRSYEEAQDIADHLRSRRSVVVNLQRVRADQAVRIVDFLSGTIYALNGGISKLGPNIFLCTPDTVEIQGAITEMLADEPDYLKKR, via the coding sequence ATCGGCATGATGAATAAGTTTATGAATTTTCTTGGGCTCCAAGAAGAAGAGGAAGTCGTCGAGCGCGAGCGGATCGAGCAGCACGAAGAGCAAGAAACTGAAACTTCTCCGTTCGAGCAGCGTAAACAATCTAAAGGCAACAACAATATCGTCAGCATTCATTCTCAGAAAAATGTGCGCGTCATTTTGAACGAGCCGCGTTCCTACGAGGAAGCGCAGGATATTGCCGACCATCTTCGTTCCCGCCGATCGGTCGTCGTTAATTTGCAGCGCGTCCGCGCGGATCAGGCGGTGCGGATCGTTGATTTCCTCAGCGGCACGATTTACGCGCTAAACGGCGGAATTTCGAAGCTCGGACCGAATATCTTTCTATGCACTCCGGATACGGTTGAAATTCAAGGCGCAATTACAGAGATGCTAGCAGACGAGCCAGACTATCTAAAGAAGAGGTGA
- a CDS encoding YggT family protein, with protein MNLSQIYQYMIIAYVLLSWLPSLRESFIGELLGKLVEPYLAPFRRFIPSIGGVIDISPIVALFALRFVALGLISVINMFV; from the coding sequence ATGAATTTGTCCCAAATTTATCAGTACATGATTATCGCTTACGTGCTGCTGTCTTGGCTGCCGAGCCTGCGCGAAAGCTTCATCGGCGAACTGCTGGGCAAGCTGGTTGAACCGTATCTTGCTCCGTTTCGCAGATTTATCCCATCCATCGGCGGCGTGATCGACATCTCCCCGATCGTAGCGTTGTTCGCGCTTCGTTTCGTGGCGCTCGGATTGATTTCGGTCATCAACATGTTCGTCTAA
- a CDS encoding YlmH family RNA-binding protein: MKNEIYVHFHPDERPFVDRASEWIERAAYNHEVKLTDFLDPRQADIVTSLVNRRPDVALRLTGGYEGAERRRAIIAPDYRDLDSEPEGIAVLAVAGGTQGHLELEHGDYLGALLGLGIKRDRIGDIHVHEDGCHCLVTEEIADYLNIHLRQVHRVHVLTDILPLQQLRPAAQAMEEMNLSVASLRLDGIASDVHRISRSKIVDPIRAGRCRVNWKVEEDPSAPLKAGDVVSVQGLGRFKVLLVEGVTKKGRMRVKIGKFI; this comes from the coding sequence ATGAAGAACGAAATCTACGTCCATTTCCATCCGGATGAGCGGCCGTTCGTAGACCGCGCGTCGGAATGGATCGAGCGGGCAGCCTATAACCATGAAGTGAAGCTGACGGACTTTCTTGACCCGCGACAGGCGGATATCGTAACATCGCTAGTCAATCGCCGCCCGGATGTCGCGCTGCGATTGACCGGGGGCTACGAAGGCGCCGAGCGGAGAAGGGCGATCATCGCGCCGGATTACCGCGACCTCGACAGCGAGCCGGAAGGCATCGCGGTGCTGGCGGTCGCCGGCGGCACGCAAGGCCATCTGGAGCTGGAGCACGGCGATTACCTTGGTGCGCTGCTCGGTCTTGGCATCAAGCGAGACCGGATCGGCGACATTCACGTTCATGAAGACGGCTGCCACTGCCTCGTCACCGAAGAAATCGCCGATTATCTCAATATTCATTTGCGGCAAGTCCACCGCGTTCATGTCCTGACGGACATCCTTCCGCTGCAGCAACTGCGTCCCGCGGCTCAAGCGATGGAGGAGATGAATTTGTCGGTGGCTTCTTTGCGTCTTGACGGGATCGCCAGCGACGTGCACCGGATCAGCCGCTCGAAGATCGTAGATCCGATCAGGGCCGGAAGATGCCGGGTCAACTGGAAGGTGGAAGAGGATCCATCCGCTCCGTTGAAAGCCGGCGATGTTGTCTCGGTGCAAGGGCTTGGCCGATTCAAGGTGCTTCTTGTTGAAGGAGTTACGAAAAAAGGCAGAATGCGGGTCAAAATCGGCAAATTTATCTAA
- a CDS encoding DivIVA domain-containing protein: MPLTPLDIHNKEFGRRLRGYDEDEVNEFLDQVIKDYEALIRENKEIQNQALALQEKLNHFANIEETLSKTIIVAQEAADEVRNNAKKEAQLIVKEAEKNADRIINESLSKSRKVALEVEELRKQASIYRARFRTLVEAQLELLSHDSWDTLDGPGPINMQSELARGV; this comes from the coding sequence ATGCCGCTAACGCCATTGGACATACATAACAAGGAATTTGGCAGACGTCTTCGCGGATACGATGAAGATGAAGTGAATGAATTTCTCGATCAAGTCATTAAAGATTATGAAGCGCTCATTCGCGAAAACAAAGAAATTCAAAATCAGGCTCTTGCGCTGCAGGAGAAGCTGAACCATTTTGCAAATATCGAAGAGACGCTCAGCAAAACGATCATCGTGGCGCAGGAAGCCGCGGACGAAGTGAGAAACAACGCGAAGAAAGAAGCCCAGCTCATCGTGAAAGAAGCGGAGAAGAACGCGGATCGTATCATTAACGAGTCGCTTAGCAAATCCCGCAAAGTCGCGCTTGAGGTGGAAGAGCTTCGCAAGCAGGCTTCGATCTACCGCGCAAGATTCCGGACGCTCGTCGAAGCGCAGCTGGAGCTGCTCAGCCATGACAGCTGGGACACGCTGGATGGTCCCGGACCGATTAACATGCAGAGCGAGCTGGCACGCGGCGTATAA